The Blattabacterium cuenoti genome includes a region encoding these proteins:
- the sufD gene encoding Fe-S cluster assembly protein SufD — protein sequence MTGLSKKKIVRYNFNSMQLKEKIILLIDKFFSKKEENSYISFLQKEHIDFFQKKGFPSFTENEEWKNTDINPIINQDYHIVYGSKEGKHQDVEFRKIKELIFLKREKSFLLIFIDGKYNSSLSRLSGVENHVILSNIASQKENQIKNYYGKFSYKYNVFYTLNTIFSKDGVYIYIPDNIFLEKPIEILHISTGLESQKIFLNTRNLIIVGEHSYVKVIEHYKCLKKHLIFINSVSEVYASNHSKIDYYKIQDNFGETSIIDNTFLKQKKYSKCSVYTFSFQGNFIRNNLKFYSSGEKTCSYLYGISLLSENQFVDHHTLIDHLYSNAYSYQLYKNILLDKSKGIFSGKIIVNERIQGINAFQKNSNIILSDEAYMYTKPQLEIYSEDVKCSHGCTIGNLQEEELFYLQSRGISEKKGKMLLLFSFIEEILNLIHIFELKKFFIQKMKKKLNKHL from the coding sequence ATGACTGGATTGTCAAAAAAAAAGATTGTTCGTTATAATTTTAATTCAATGCAGTTAAAAGAAAAAATAATTTTATTAATTGATAAATTTTTTTCCAAAAAAGAAGAAAATTCTTATATTTCCTTTCTGCAAAAAGAACACATTGATTTTTTTCAAAAAAAAGGATTTCCTTCTTTTACTGAAAATGAAGAGTGGAAAAATACAGATATTAATCCAATTATAAATCAGGATTATCATATAGTTTATGGAAGTAAAGAAGGAAAACATCAAGATGTAGAATTCCGAAAAATTAAAGAATTAATTTTTTTAAAAAGAGAAAAATCTTTTCTTTTGATTTTTATAGATGGAAAATATAATTCTTCTCTTTCTCGACTATCTGGAGTGGAAAATCATGTTATATTATCAAATATAGCTTCACAAAAAGAAAATCAAATTAAAAATTATTATGGAAAATTTTCTTATAAGTATAATGTTTTCTATACTTTAAACACCATCTTTTCAAAAGATGGTGTATATATTTATATACCTGATAATATATTTTTAGAAAAACCTATAGAAATATTGCATATTTCTACTGGTTTAGAATCCCAAAAAATTTTTTTGAATACTAGAAATTTAATTATAGTAGGAGAACATTCTTATGTTAAAGTGATTGAACATTATAAATGTTTAAAAAAACATTTAATTTTTATAAATTCAGTCAGTGAAGTTTACGCTTCAAATCATAGTAAAATTGATTATTATAAGATACAAGATAATTTTGGGGAAACATCTATAATAGATAATACATTTTTAAAACAAAAAAAGTATAGCAAATGTTCCGTTTACACTTTTTCTTTTCAAGGAAATTTTATTAGAAACAATTTGAAATTTTATTCTAGTGGAGAAAAAACTTGTTCTTATTTGTATGGAATTTCTCTTTTATCAGAAAATCAATTTGTAGATCATCATACTTTGATAGATCATTTATATTCCAATGCTTATAGTTATCAATTATACAAGAATATTTTGTTAGATAAATCTAAGGGTATTTTTAGTGGAAAAATAATTGTTAATGAACGTATTCAAGGGATAAATGCTTTTCAAAAAAATAGCAATATTATTCTTTCTGATGAAGCGTATATGTATACTAAACCTCAATTAGAAATTTATTCTGAAGATGTGAAATGTTCACATGGTTGCACTATAGGAAATCTTCAAGAAGAAGAGTTATTTTATCTCCAATCAAGAGGAATTTCTGAAAAAAAAGGAAAAATGTTATTGTTATTCTCTTTTATAGAAGAAATATTAAACCTTATTCATATTTTTGAATTGAAAAAATTTTTCATTCAAAAAATGAAAAAAAAATTAAATAAACACTTATAA
- the sufC gene encoding Fe-S cluster assembly ATPase SufC has translation MLSIKNLHVSIEDKEVLKGINLEINAGETHVIMGPNGSGKSTLASIVAGKKEYRITEGDIYFLNKNLINLSPEERAHLGIFLSFQHPIEIPGISVINFIKTSINSIRKARDLNKISAKEILLKIKETSSRLNIEKDFVYRSLNEGFSGGEKKRNEIFQMIMLDPLLSILDEVDSGLDIDALRVVSQGINTYRNKKNSVLIITHYKRLLDHILTDYIVHILYNGKIIQSGNKKLAEKLEKEGYDWIVKKKDCSL, from the coding sequence ATGTTAAGTATAAAAAATTTACATGTATCTATAGAAGATAAAGAAGTTCTGAAAGGAATTAATTTAGAAATAAATGCAGGAGAAACTCATGTGATCATGGGACCCAATGGTTCTGGAAAAAGTACTCTTGCTTCTATAGTAGCCGGAAAAAAAGAGTATAGAATAACTGAAGGAGATATTTATTTTTTGAATAAAAATTTGATAAATTTATCTCCAGAAGAACGCGCACATTTGGGAATTTTTCTTTCTTTTCAACATCCAATAGAAATACCAGGAATTTCCGTTATTAATTTTATAAAAACATCTATAAATTCTATACGAAAAGCAAGAGATCTGAATAAAATATCTGCTAAAGAAATATTATTGAAAATAAAAGAGACTTCTTCCAGATTAAATATTGAAAAAGATTTTGTTTATCGTTCTCTAAATGAAGGATTTTCAGGAGGAGAAAAAAAACGGAATGAAATATTTCAAATGATAATGTTAGATCCTTTATTATCAATTTTAGATGAGGTAGATTCAGGATTAGATATAGATGCTTTACGTGTAGTTTCTCAGGGAATTAATACTTATCGAAATAAAAAAAATTCTGTTTTAATTATTACTCATTATAAGAGATTGTTAGATCATATTCTAACAGATTATATTGTACATATTTTATATAATGGTAAAATTATTCAATCGGGAAATAAAAAATTAGCTGAAAAATTAGAAAAAGAGGGATATGACTGGATTGTCAAAAAAAAAGATTGTTCGTTATAA
- the sufB gene encoding Fe-S cluster assembly protein SufB, with translation MKENNKILKDFTESEYKYGFYTPIESDKIPIGLNEDIIRLITEKKNEPTWMLEWRLESYYMWKKMKTPKWANIKYHVPKFQEISYYSAPKKKINLNKLEEVDTELINTFEKLGVPIEERKSLSGVATDIVLDSVSLATTFQKKLKDKGIIFCSINDALKEYPDIVRKYLGSVVSKKDNFYAALNSAVFSDGSFCYIPKGIRCPMELSTYFRINEKGTGQFERTLIIADKDSYVSYLEGCTSPQRSENQLHAAVVEIIALENSEVKYSTVQNWFPGNKKGEGGVFNFVTKRGLCEKKAKISWIQVETGSSITWKYPSCILKGDFSMGKFYSLALTKDFQQADTGTKMIHIGKHTKSVIISKGISAGKAQNNYRGLVKMTSQAVHSRNFSQCDSLLIGDQCGAHTFPYIHVYNNSTSQVEHEATTSKIGEEQIFYCNQRGIDTEKAISLIVHGFSSEILKKLPMEFAVEAQKLLEISLEGSVG, from the coding sequence ATGAAAGAAAACAACAAAATACTAAAAGATTTTACTGAATCTGAGTATAAATATGGATTTTATACTCCAATAGAATCAGATAAAATCCCTATAGGATTAAATGAGGATATTATTCGCCTAATAACGGAAAAAAAAAATGAACCAACATGGATGTTAGAATGGAGATTAGAATCCTATTATATGTGGAAAAAAATGAAAACTCCAAAATGGGCGAATATAAAATATCATGTTCCAAAATTTCAAGAAATAAGTTATTATTCCGCTCCTAAAAAAAAAATAAACTTAAATAAGTTAGAAGAAGTAGATACAGAATTAATAAATACATTTGAAAAATTAGGAGTTCCTATAGAAGAAAGAAAAAGCCTTTCTGGAGTAGCTACAGATATCGTATTAGATTCCGTTTCTTTAGCCACTACATTTCAGAAAAAATTGAAAGATAAAGGAATAATATTTTGTTCTATTAATGATGCTTTAAAGGAATATCCAGATATTGTTAGAAAATATTTAGGTTCAGTAGTTTCAAAAAAGGATAATTTTTATGCAGCTCTTAATTCCGCTGTTTTTTCAGATGGTTCTTTTTGTTATATTCCAAAAGGAATTCGTTGTCCTATGGAATTATCAACATATTTTCGCATTAACGAAAAAGGAACAGGTCAATTTGAAAGAACTTTGATAATTGCAGATAAAGATTCTTATGTGAGTTATTTAGAAGGATGCACTTCCCCTCAAAGAAGTGAAAATCAATTACATGCAGCTGTCGTGGAAATTATAGCTTTGGAAAATTCTGAAGTCAAATATTCTACTGTTCAAAATTGGTTCCCCGGAAATAAAAAAGGAGAAGGAGGAGTTTTTAATTTTGTTACAAAACGTGGATTATGTGAAAAAAAAGCAAAAATATCTTGGATACAAGTAGAAACAGGTTCTTCTATCACTTGGAAATATCCATCTTGTATTCTGAAAGGAGATTTTTCTATGGGAAAATTTTATTCTTTAGCCTTGACTAAAGATTTCCAACAAGCAGATACGGGGACCAAAATGATACATATCGGTAAACATACAAAGAGTGTAATTATATCAAAAGGAATATCTGCAGGGAAAGCCCAAAATAATTATAGAGGATTGGTTAAAATGACTTCTCAAGCCGTTCATTCACGAAATTTTTCTCAATGCGATTCTTTATTAATAGGAGATCAATGTGGAGCGCATACTTTTCCATACATTCATGTATATAATAATTCTACTTCTCAAGTAGAACACGAAGCAACTACCTCAAAGATAGGAGAAGAACAAATTTTTTATTGCAATCAAAGAGGGATTGATACAGAAAAAGCTATTTCTTTAATAGTTCATGGTTTTAGCAGTGAAATTTTAAAAAAATTGCCTATGGAATTTGCAGTAGAAGCTCAAAAACTTTTAGAAATATCTTTGGAGGGGTCTGTTGGGTAA
- a CDS encoding HesB/IscA family protein — MVFISEKAKNKLITLMKEEGFSHNVSFVRFGVKSGGCSGMSYELTFDQEKQKGDKLFQHQEMNILIDQNSIPYLEGTTLEYSDGLNGKGFYFTNPNAKHTCGCGKSFSS; from the coding sequence ATGGTTTTTATATCTGAAAAAGCTAAAAATAAATTAATTACTCTTATGAAAGAGGAAGGTTTTTCTCATAATGTTTCTTTCGTAAGGTTTGGTGTTAAAAGTGGAGGATGTTCAGGGATGTCATATGAACTGACTTTTGATCAAGAAAAACAAAAAGGAGACAAACTCTTTCAGCATCAAGAAATGAATATATTGATAGATCAAAATAGTATTCCTTATTTAGAAGGAACAACGTTGGAGTATTCAGATGGATTAAATGGAAAAGGATTTTATTTTACAAATCCTAACGCAAAACATACTTGTGGGTGTGGAAAAAGTTTTTCATCATAA
- a CDS encoding DUF192 domain-containing protein has product MKKINVFFPLIVFLLLFILSSERSDHDFFLDLNMGVGDLLEIKFIRHGELYMRNKNSIIKKIDIELAYRDTEKMNGLKYRSFLEENRGMLFLLNNQEEYKKIDMKNMRIPLDIIYINQFDTVIFVNKDVSPMRDFEIVDFSSKIKYVLEINAGMSEKWGIKEGITKITWFLN; this is encoded by the coding sequence ATGAAAAAAATTAATGTTTTTTTTCCACTGATAGTGTTTTTATTACTTTTTATTCTTTCTTCTGAAAGAAGTGATCATGATTTTTTTTTAGATTTAAATATGGGAGTGGGAGATCTATTGGAAATAAAATTCATTAGACATGGAGAATTATATATGAGAAATAAAAATTCTATCATCAAAAAAATAGATATAGAATTAGCATATAGAGATACAGAAAAAATGAATGGATTAAAATACAGATCTTTTTTGGAAGAAAATAGAGGAATGTTGTTTTTGCTAAATAACCAAGAAGAATATAAAAAGATTGATATGAAGAATATGAGAATTCCTTTAGATATTATTTATATAAATCAATTTGATACTGTAATTTTTGTGAATAAGGATGTTAGTCCTATGAGAGATTTTGAAATAGTTGATTTTTCTTCGAAAATAAAATATGTTTTAGAAATTAATGCTGGAATGTCAGAAAAATGGGGAATAAAAGAAGGAATCACAAAAATAACTTGGTTTTTAAATTAA
- the lgt gene encoding prolipoprotein diacylglyceryl transferase yields MKMLEYINWDPIYKFYLWKGFSIHIYSLMFIISFLLGWCIMKFIYKSENIHQKYLDPLLIYTFLGTIIGARLGQVFFYDFSYFSDHWIEALLPIRENNRHSLLGLIKGYEFIGYRGLSSHGATIGIILSSFFYSKKILKKSFVWICDRLCISVSISAVFIRIGNFFNSEIVGKPCNAKLPWAVKFVQMDTEYGEIVPRHPAQIYESISYLFIFLLLWHLYNNKRRKIEDGFLSGIFFTFLWSARFILEFLKEPQGKEVFNFLYLNTGQCLSIPCIIFGLFLLKLRIKNIFCYHEKN; encoded by the coding sequence ATGAAAATGTTAGAATATATTAATTGGGATCCAATTTATAAATTTTATTTATGGAAAGGCTTTTCTATCCACATTTATAGTCTAATGTTTATCATTTCTTTTTTGTTAGGATGGTGTATAATGAAATTCATTTATAAAAGTGAAAATATACATCAAAAATATTTGGATCCTTTGTTAATATACACTTTCCTTGGAACTATTATTGGAGCGAGATTAGGACAAGTTTTTTTTTATGATTTTTCATATTTTTCGGATCATTGGATAGAAGCATTACTTCCTATTAGAGAAAACAATCGTCACTCTTTATTAGGTTTGATAAAGGGTTATGAATTTATTGGTTACAGAGGATTGTCTAGCCATGGGGCTACTATAGGAATTATTTTATCCAGCTTTTTTTATAGTAAAAAAATACTTAAAAAATCTTTTGTTTGGATATGTGATAGACTATGTATATCTGTCTCTATATCAGCTGTTTTTATTAGGATAGGAAATTTTTTTAATTCTGAAATAGTAGGAAAACCATGTAATGCTAAATTGCCATGGGCAGTGAAATTTGTACAAATGGATACAGAATATGGAGAAATAGTCCCTAGACATCCTGCGCAAATATATGAATCGATTAGTTATCTATTCATTTTTTTATTGTTGTGGCATTTATATAATAATAAAAGAAGAAAAATTGAAGATGGATTTTTATCTGGTATATTTTTTACTTTTCTTTGGTCTGCACGTTTTATATTAGAATTTTTAAAAGAACCACAAGGAAAGGAAGTTTTTAATTTTTTATATTTAAACACAGGACAATGTCTAAGTATTCCTTGTATTATTTTTGGATTATTTCTTCTTAAATTAAGAATCAAAAATATTTTTTGTTATCATGAAAAAAATTAA
- the yidD gene encoding membrane protein insertion efficiency factor YidD codes for MKIIKKFFLKSIQIYQVGISPWIGNNCRYVPTCSDYMIQSMKKFNIFRSIFMGLKRIIKCNPWGDSGFDPPKI; via the coding sequence ATGAAGATTATCAAAAAATTTTTTCTAAAAAGTATTCAAATTTACCAAGTAGGTATATCTCCATGGATAGGAAATAACTGCAGATATGTTCCTACATGTTCAGATTATATGATTCAGTCTATGAAAAAATTTAACATTTTTAGATCTATTTTCATGGGCCTTAAAAGAATTATTAAATGCAATCCATGGGGGGATTCAGGTTTTGATCCTCCTAAGATTTAA
- a CDS encoding aconitate hydratase: protein MVFDLDRIRNFYSNFQFRIEKIRNIIDHPLTYSEKIFYSHLLNVKEIDSKSKNFRNQRYMNFLPDRLAMQDATAQMTLLQFMQTQKCKTFLPTTIHCDHLIYAKSGSKIDLLNAIKENEEIYNFLKSASHKYGIDFWGPGSGIIHQIILENYAFPGGMIIGTDSHTPNAGGLGMLAIGVGGADAAEVMSGYFLEVKFPKIIGVHLKGKMNGWTSPKDIILKLSGMIGVSGATNHIIEYFGEGISHISCVGKATICNMGAEIGATASLFPYDIRMKNYLDKNEREKVSTMTEKMKDFLKADIEVYRNPHNYYDQVIEIDLDVLEPYINGPFTPDKATPISKMKEEAVKNNWPTKIEVGLIGSCANSSFEDLSKAISIVQQAKNKKLKISSEYLVTPGSNKVYYLMKEKGFIYDFQSIGAKIFSNACGPCIGQWFRNSDKNNVKNTIIHSFNRNFSSRNDGNPNTYAFIASPEIVTALVFSGDLTFDPRKDTLKNDKGEYVKFEKPKAMELPKRNFKIEELGYEFPSGDKDKLSVIIKKNSKRLQILSPFPAWNGDHLLNVRLLMKIKGKCTTDHISMAGPWLRYRGHLEKISENLLIGAVNAFNHKRNKIKNIITGNYGTVPDIAKFYKSKNIHSLIVGEENYGEGSSREHAAMEPRFLGVRVVLVKSFSRIHENNLKKQGVLALTFLNPSDYQKIQEEDIFNFYIRDITPKENINVELIHYNGDKEKIRVKHSYNERQIQWFKAGSSLNFIKKNQIFIA from the coding sequence ATGGTTTTTGATCTTGATAGGATTCGAAATTTTTATTCGAATTTTCAATTTCGAATTGAAAAAATTCGGAATATAATAGATCATCCTTTGACTTATTCAGAGAAAATTTTCTATTCTCATTTATTAAATGTAAAAGAAATAGATTCTAAATCAAAAAATTTTAGAAATCAACGTTACATGAATTTTTTACCAGATCGTCTTGCCATGCAAGATGCAACTGCTCAAATGACGTTACTTCAATTTATGCAAACACAAAAATGTAAAACATTTTTGCCTACTACTATTCATTGTGATCATCTGATATATGCAAAAAGTGGATCAAAGATAGATTTATTAAATGCTATAAAAGAAAATGAAGAAATTTATAATTTTTTAAAATCGGCATCACATAAATATGGAATAGATTTTTGGGGGCCGGGGTCAGGAATCATTCATCAAATTATTTTAGAAAATTATGCTTTTCCTGGAGGTATGATTATAGGAACTGATTCTCACACTCCTAATGCTGGAGGATTAGGGATGTTAGCAATAGGAGTAGGAGGAGCTGATGCTGCAGAGGTTATGTCTGGTTATTTTTTAGAGGTTAAGTTTCCTAAAATAATTGGAGTTCATTTAAAAGGAAAGATGAATGGGTGGACTTCCCCCAAAGATATAATACTAAAATTATCTGGAATGATTGGAGTTTCAGGTGCTACAAATCATATTATTGAATATTTTGGAGAAGGAATTAGCCATATTTCTTGTGTAGGGAAAGCGACAATATGTAATATGGGAGCAGAAATAGGAGCGACTGCTTCTTTATTCCCATATGATATTAGAATGAAAAATTATTTGGATAAAAATGAAAGAGAAAAAGTTTCTACTATGACTGAAAAAATGAAAGATTTTCTGAAAGCAGACATAGAAGTTTATCGTAATCCACATAATTATTATGATCAAGTAATAGAAATAGATCTAGATGTTTTAGAACCATATATTAATGGTCCTTTTACTCCTGACAAAGCGACTCCTATTTCTAAAATGAAAGAAGAAGCGGTGAAAAACAATTGGCCAACTAAGATAGAAGTTGGATTAATTGGTTCATGTGCAAATTCTTCTTTTGAAGATTTATCAAAAGCAATATCTATTGTTCAACAAGCAAAAAATAAAAAATTAAAAATATCTTCTGAATATTTAGTAACACCAGGATCAAATAAAGTTTACTATTTGATGAAAGAAAAAGGTTTTATTTATGATTTTCAATCTATTGGAGCAAAAATATTTTCTAATGCTTGTGGCCCTTGCATTGGACAATGGTTTAGAAATAGTGATAAAAATAATGTGAAAAATACGATTATTCACTCTTTTAATAGAAATTTTTCATCTCGTAATGATGGAAATCCAAATACATATGCTTTTATTGCTTCTCCGGAGATTGTTACTGCTTTGGTTTTCTCTGGAGATTTAACTTTTGATCCTAGAAAGGATACATTAAAAAATGATAAGGGTGAATATGTTAAGTTTGAAAAACCTAAGGCGATGGAACTTCCTAAAAGAAATTTTAAAATAGAGGAATTAGGATATGAATTTCCTTCAGGAGATAAAGATAAGTTATCTGTAATAATAAAAAAAAATTCGAAGAGATTACAAATTTTATCTCCATTTCCAGCATGGAATGGAGATCATTTGCTTAATGTAAGACTTTTAATGAAAATTAAAGGAAAATGTACGACTGATCATATTTCAATGGCTGGACCTTGGCTAAGGTATAGAGGTCATTTGGAAAAAATTTCTGAAAATTTATTAATAGGGGCTGTTAATGCTTTTAATCATAAAAGAAACAAAATAAAAAATATTATAACAGGAAATTATGGAACGGTTCCTGATATAGCTAAATTTTACAAATCAAAAAATATTCACTCCTTGATTGTAGGAGAGGAGAATTATGGAGAAGGTTCTTCAAGAGAACATGCAGCAATGGAACCTCGTTTTTTAGGAGTTCGTGTTGTTCTTGTTAAATCCTTTTCCAGGATACATGAGAATAATTTAAAAAAACAAGGAGTTTTAGCTTTAACCTTTCTAAATCCTTCTGATTATCAAAAAATTCAAGAGGAAGATATTTTTAATTTTTATATAAGAGATATTACCCCAAAAGAAAATATAAATGTGGAATTGATTCATTATAATGGAGATAAAGAAAAAATTCGAGTTAAACATTCTTATAATGAAAGGCAGATTCAATGGTTTAAAGCTGGTTCTTCTTTGAATTTCATTAAAAAAAATCAAATTTTTATTGCATGA